The following proteins are co-located in the Macaca thibetana thibetana isolate TM-01 chromosome 6, ASM2454274v1, whole genome shotgun sequence genome:
- the SLC6A19 gene encoding sodium-dependent neutral amino acid transporter B(0)AT1 isoform X1 — translation MVRLTLPNPGLDARIPSLAELETIEQEESSSRPKWDNKAQYMLTCVGFCVGLGNVWRFPYLCQSHGGGAFMIPFLILLVLEGIPLLHLEFAIGQRLRRGSLGVWSSIHPALKGVGLASMLVSFMVGLYYNTIISWIMWYFFNSFQEPLPWSECPLNENQTGYVDECARSSPVDYFWYRVTLNISTSISDSGSIQWWTLLCLASAWSVLYMCTIRGIETTGKAVYITSTLPYVVLTIFLIRGLTLKGATNGIVFLFTPNVTELANPVTWLDAGAQVFYSFSLAFGGLISFSSYNSVHNNCERDSVIVSIINGFTSVYAAIVVYSIIGFRATQRYDDCFSTNILTLINGFDLPEGNVTQENFAEMQRQCNASNPAAYAQLAFQTCDINSFLSEGVEGTGLAFIVFTEAITKMPVSPLWSVLFFTMLFCLGLSSMFGNMEGVIVPLQDLRVIPPKWPKEVLTGIICLGTFLIGFIFTLNSGQYWLSLLDSYAGSIPLLTIAFCEMFAVVYVYGVDRFNKDIEFMIGHKPNIFWQVTWRVISPLLMLTIFLFFFVVKVSEELTYSIWDPGYEEFPKSQKISYPNWVYAVVVIVAGVPCLTIPSYAIYKLIRNRCQKPGDRQGLVSTLSTASMNGDLKY, via the exons ATGGTGAGGCTCACGCTGCCCAACCCCGGCCTGGACGCCCGGATCCCGTCCCTGGCTGAGCTGGAGACCATCGAGCAGGAGGAGTCCAGCTCCCGGCCCAAGTGGGACAACAAGGCACAGTACATGCTCACCTGCGTGGGCTTCTGCGTGGGCCTGGGCAACGTGTGGCGCTTCCCCTACCTGTGCCAGAGCCACGGAGGAG GAGCCTTCATGATCCCGTTCCTCATCCTGTTGGTCCTGGAGGGCATCCCCCTGCTGCACCTGGAGTTCGCCATCGGGCAACGGCTGCGGCGGGGCAGCCTGGGCGTGTGGAGCTCCATCCACCCCGCCCTGAAGGGCGTAG GCCTGGCCTCCATGCTCGTGTCCTTCATGGTGGGCCTGTACTACAACACCATCATCTCGTGGATCATGTGGTACTTCTTCAACTCCTTCCAGGAGCCTCTGCCCTGGAGCGAGTGCCCGCTCAACGAGAACCAGACAG GGTACGTGGACGAGTGTGCCAGGAGCTCCCCTGTGGACTACTTCTGGTATCGAGTGACGCTCAACATCTCCACGTCCATCAGCGACTCGGGCTCCATCCAGTGGTGGACactgctgtgcctggccagtgcATGGAGTGTCCTGTACATGTGCACCATCCGCGGCATCGAGACCACCGGGAAG GCCGTGTACATCACCTCCACGCTGCCCTATGTCGTCCTGACCATCTTCCTCATCCGAGGCCTGACGCTGAAGGGCGCTACCAATGGCATCGTCTTCCTCTTCACCCCCAAC GTCACGGAGCTGGCCAACCCGGTCACCTGGCTGGACGCGGGTGCACAGGTCTTCTACTCCTTCTCCCTGGCCTTCGGGGGCCTCATCTCCTTCTCCAGCTACAACTCCGTGCA CAACAACTGCGAGAGGGACTCGGTGATCGTGTCCATCATCAACGGCTTCACGTCGGTGTATGCGGCCATTGTGGTCTACTCCATCATCGGGTTCCGCGCCACACAGCGCTATGACGACTGCTTCAGCAC GAACATCCTGACCCTCATCAACGGGTTCGACCTGCCTGAAGGCAACGTGACCCAGGAGAACTTTGCGGAGATGCAACGGCAGTGCAACGCCTCCAACCCCGCAGCCTACGCGCAGCTGGCGTTCCAGACCTGCGACATCAACTCCTTCCTCTCGGAG GGTGTGGAGGGCACAGGCCTGGCCTTCATCGTCTTCACCGAGGCCATCACCAAGATGCCAGTGTCCCCACTGTGGTCCGTGCTCTTCTTCACTATGCTCTTCTGCCTGGGGCTGTCATCTATGTTTGGGAACATGGAGGGCGTCATTGTGCCCCTGCAGGACCTCAGAGTCATCCCCCCGAAGTGGCCCAAGGAGGTGCTCACAG GCATCATCTGCCTGGGAACATTCCTCATTGGCTTCATCTTCACACTGAACTCCGGCCAGTACTGGCTCTCCCTGCTGGACAGCTACGCCGGCTCCATTCCCCTGCTCACCATTGCCTTCTGCGAGATGTTCGCTGTGGTCTACGTGTACGGTGTGGACAG GTTCAATAAGGACATCGAGTTCATGATTGGCCACAAGCCCAACATATTCTGGCAAGTCACGTGGCGCGTGATCAGCCCCCTACTCATGCTGAccatcttcctcttcttctttgtGGTCAAAGTCAGTGAGGAACTGACCTACAGCATCTGGGATCCTGGCTAC GAGGAATTTCCCAAATCCCAGAAGATCTCCTACCCAAACTGGGTGTACGCGGTGGTGGTGATTGTGGCTGGAGTGCCCTGCCTCACCATCCCCAGCTATGCCATCTACAAGCTCATCAGGAACCGCTGCCAGAAGCCAGGGGATCGTCAGGGGCTGGTGAGCACACTGAGCACAGCCTCCATGAACGGGGACCTGAAGTACTGA
- the SLC6A19 gene encoding sodium-dependent neutral amino acid transporter B(0)AT1 isoform X2 translates to MIPFLILLVLEGIPLLHLEFAIGQRLRRGSLGVWSSIHPALKGVGLASMLVSFMVGLYYNTIISWIMWYFFNSFQEPLPWSECPLNENQTGYVDECARSSPVDYFWYRVTLNISTSISDSGSIQWWTLLCLASAWSVLYMCTIRGIETTGKAVYITSTLPYVVLTIFLIRGLTLKGATNGIVFLFTPNVTELANPVTWLDAGAQVFYSFSLAFGGLISFSSYNSVHNNCERDSVIVSIINGFTSVYAAIVVYSIIGFRATQRYDDCFSTNILTLINGFDLPEGNVTQENFAEMQRQCNASNPAAYAQLAFQTCDINSFLSEGVEGTGLAFIVFTEAITKMPVSPLWSVLFFTMLFCLGLSSMFGNMEGVIVPLQDLRVIPPKWPKEVLTGIICLGTFLIGFIFTLNSGQYWLSLLDSYAGSIPLLTIAFCEMFAVVYVYGVDRFNKDIEFMIGHKPNIFWQVTWRVISPLLMLTIFLFFFVVKVSEELTYSIWDPGYEEFPKSQKISYPNWVYAVVVIVAGVPCLTIPSYAIYKLIRNRCQKPGDRQGLVSTLSTASMNGDLKY, encoded by the exons ATGATCCCGTTCCTCATCCTGTTGGTCCTGGAGGGCATCCCCCTGCTGCACCTGGAGTTCGCCATCGGGCAACGGCTGCGGCGGGGCAGCCTGGGCGTGTGGAGCTCCATCCACCCCGCCCTGAAGGGCGTAG GCCTGGCCTCCATGCTCGTGTCCTTCATGGTGGGCCTGTACTACAACACCATCATCTCGTGGATCATGTGGTACTTCTTCAACTCCTTCCAGGAGCCTCTGCCCTGGAGCGAGTGCCCGCTCAACGAGAACCAGACAG GGTACGTGGACGAGTGTGCCAGGAGCTCCCCTGTGGACTACTTCTGGTATCGAGTGACGCTCAACATCTCCACGTCCATCAGCGACTCGGGCTCCATCCAGTGGTGGACactgctgtgcctggccagtgcATGGAGTGTCCTGTACATGTGCACCATCCGCGGCATCGAGACCACCGGGAAG GCCGTGTACATCACCTCCACGCTGCCCTATGTCGTCCTGACCATCTTCCTCATCCGAGGCCTGACGCTGAAGGGCGCTACCAATGGCATCGTCTTCCTCTTCACCCCCAAC GTCACGGAGCTGGCCAACCCGGTCACCTGGCTGGACGCGGGTGCACAGGTCTTCTACTCCTTCTCCCTGGCCTTCGGGGGCCTCATCTCCTTCTCCAGCTACAACTCCGTGCA CAACAACTGCGAGAGGGACTCGGTGATCGTGTCCATCATCAACGGCTTCACGTCGGTGTATGCGGCCATTGTGGTCTACTCCATCATCGGGTTCCGCGCCACACAGCGCTATGACGACTGCTTCAGCAC GAACATCCTGACCCTCATCAACGGGTTCGACCTGCCTGAAGGCAACGTGACCCAGGAGAACTTTGCGGAGATGCAACGGCAGTGCAACGCCTCCAACCCCGCAGCCTACGCGCAGCTGGCGTTCCAGACCTGCGACATCAACTCCTTCCTCTCGGAG GGTGTGGAGGGCACAGGCCTGGCCTTCATCGTCTTCACCGAGGCCATCACCAAGATGCCAGTGTCCCCACTGTGGTCCGTGCTCTTCTTCACTATGCTCTTCTGCCTGGGGCTGTCATCTATGTTTGGGAACATGGAGGGCGTCATTGTGCCCCTGCAGGACCTCAGAGTCATCCCCCCGAAGTGGCCCAAGGAGGTGCTCACAG GCATCATCTGCCTGGGAACATTCCTCATTGGCTTCATCTTCACACTGAACTCCGGCCAGTACTGGCTCTCCCTGCTGGACAGCTACGCCGGCTCCATTCCCCTGCTCACCATTGCCTTCTGCGAGATGTTCGCTGTGGTCTACGTGTACGGTGTGGACAG GTTCAATAAGGACATCGAGTTCATGATTGGCCACAAGCCCAACATATTCTGGCAAGTCACGTGGCGCGTGATCAGCCCCCTACTCATGCTGAccatcttcctcttcttctttgtGGTCAAAGTCAGTGAGGAACTGACCTACAGCATCTGGGATCCTGGCTAC GAGGAATTTCCCAAATCCCAGAAGATCTCCTACCCAAACTGGGTGTACGCGGTGGTGGTGATTGTGGCTGGAGTGCCCTGCCTCACCATCCCCAGCTATGCCATCTACAAGCTCATCAGGAACCGCTGCCAGAAGCCAGGGGATCGTCAGGGGCTGGTGAGCACACTGAGCACAGCCTCCATGAACGGGGACCTGAAGTACTGA